A stretch of the Pantoea nemavictus genome encodes the following:
- a CDS encoding MurR/RpiR family transcriptional regulator — protein MFDARKLSQLNALESSVHNYIIKNINAVIYMTIRELADNSGVSTATVLRFCKKMDFKGYSELKASMELQLRKNSTLLIPHGAEEIMTFFKSIRNDEFEELITHAAGHIRDAERVFFAGAGSSGTLGRYGARFFSNIGKFSNHIDDPYYPVSTDMVQSSVAIVLSVSGETPEILKLARQFVIHNCKVIAITCKADSTLAKLSDFIIPYHVSRILVDNEYDITTQVPVIFILESIGRKLVVNNVSELSRGVTFL, from the coding sequence ATGTTCGACGCCAGAAAACTCTCTCAGCTAAACGCGCTTGAAAGTAGCGTGCACAACTATATTATCAAGAACATTAACGCGGTTATTTATATGACGATACGGGAGTTGGCAGATAATTCTGGTGTCTCTACCGCGACGGTTCTGCGATTCTGTAAAAAAATGGATTTCAAAGGTTACTCGGAACTTAAAGCGAGTATGGAGTTGCAGTTGCGCAAAAACAGCACCTTACTTATTCCTCATGGTGCTGAAGAAATAATGACGTTCTTTAAAAGCATTAGAAACGATGAGTTTGAAGAGCTGATTACCCATGCGGCAGGACACATTCGTGATGCCGAGCGGGTGTTCTTTGCCGGCGCAGGCAGCTCCGGGACGCTTGGCAGGTATGGTGCGCGTTTTTTCTCAAATATTGGCAAGTTCAGTAATCACATTGATGATCCCTATTATCCGGTGAGTACCGACATGGTACAGAGTTCAGTAGCCATCGTGCTCTCCGTTTCCGGAGAAACCCCTGAAATTTTGAAGCTTGCCCGACAGTTTGTTATTCATAATTGCAAAGTTATTGCTATTACCTGTAAGGCTGATTCAACCCTGGCGAAGCTGTCAGACTTTATTATTCCCTATCACGTGTCGCGCATTTTGGTTGACAATGAATACGATATTACGACGCAGGTTCCGGTTATTTTTATTCTTGAATCCATTGGTCGAAAATTAGTGGTAAATAATGTCAGTGAGCTGTCACGTGGTGTGACATTTTTGTAA
- a CDS encoding ABC-F family ATP-binding cassette domain-containing protein produces the protein MSTLLSAHAVGFDNAFGALFHDIHFSLKKGDRIGLLGDNGTGKSTLLKILSGELAASHGSITQSHHCLLARIEQHLPAELHTASLLDAVMARLPEQSDGWRAEALLGSLGFSEQQQLQTVATLSGGQHMRLLLARALVLQPDLLLLDEPSNHLDLPTLLWLENFLTRWSGSFVLVSHDSTLLDRVTNCSWILRDKGLQHFRLPCTAARQALLEQDAADAQRFQAEQKEIDRVEKSAKRLAIWGRTYDNEGLSRKAQQMEKRASWLKEAQTTLSEGSLWQLQLHGEALEADRVLALPEMTIRPAAGAPALFSLPLLQVKSGDRVAIVGRNGSGKSSLLRHLWREYQQTDSALFHPRARLGYYDQGLHQLRDADTLSDALAHFAPLSDEQRKMALIAAGFPYLRHQQLIGSLSGGERSRLLFVGLTLARYSLLLLDEPTNHLDMVGKEELAEALTQFDGAVLLVSHDRQLIANSCNRFWLIEDRQLSEWHDFEAVTARLRAEQAEITFAPSQADLREISQAADEDALLLALLEVESKLEEDLTRKPKHQKPALQAQWREEIAMLKAQLGL, from the coding sequence ATGAGCACTCTACTTTCCGCCCACGCTGTCGGCTTCGATAACGCCTTCGGTGCCCTGTTTCACGATATCCATTTCAGCCTGAAAAAAGGCGACCGCATCGGTTTGCTGGGTGATAACGGCACCGGCAAAAGCACCTTGCTAAAAATCCTCAGCGGCGAACTGGCAGCCAGCCACGGCAGCATTACCCAGTCCCATCACTGTTTGCTGGCGCGTATTGAGCAGCATCTGCCTGCTGAACTGCATACTGCTTCACTGCTCGATGCCGTAATGGCGCGTTTGCCAGAACAGAGCGATGGCTGGCGCGCCGAAGCGCTGCTCGGCAGCCTCGGTTTTAGCGAGCAGCAACAGTTACAAACCGTCGCCACGCTGAGCGGCGGCCAGCATATGCGTTTGCTGCTGGCGCGAGCGCTGGTCCTCCAGCCGGATCTGCTGCTACTGGATGAACCCAGCAACCACCTTGACCTGCCAACACTGCTATGGCTGGAAAACTTTCTTACCCGTTGGAGCGGCAGTTTTGTGCTGGTTTCGCATGACAGCACCTTGCTGGATCGCGTTACTAACTGCAGCTGGATTCTGCGTGATAAGGGACTGCAACACTTCCGTCTGCCCTGCACGGCCGCACGTCAGGCGTTACTTGAACAAGATGCAGCCGACGCGCAACGCTTTCAGGCTGAGCAGAAGGAGATCGATCGCGTCGAGAAAAGCGCCAAACGTCTGGCGATTTGGGGACGCACTTACGATAACGAAGGTTTGTCACGCAAAGCCCAGCAAATGGAGAAGCGCGCCAGTTGGTTGAAAGAGGCGCAAACCACGCTGAGTGAAGGATCGTTGTGGCAGCTGCAGCTGCATGGTGAAGCGCTGGAGGCCGATCGTGTGCTGGCGCTGCCTGAGATGACGATCCGGCCTGCCGCAGGTGCGCCTGCGCTGTTTTCGTTACCGCTGCTGCAGGTGAAAAGTGGCGATCGCGTGGCGATTGTCGGACGCAACGGTTCGGGCAAATCATCGTTGCTGCGGCACTTATGGCGGGAATATCAACAAACCGACAGCGCGCTGTTTCATCCGCGTGCGCGTCTTGGCTACTACGACCAAGGTCTACATCAGCTGCGCGATGCGGATACGTTGAGTGACGCGCTGGCTCATTTCGCGCCGCTCAGCGACGAACAGCGCAAAATGGCGCTGATCGCGGCTGGATTCCCCTATCTACGCCATCAACAGCTAATTGGTTCACTGAGCGGCGGGGAGCGTTCGCGCCTGTTGTTTGTTGGATTAACCCTTGCGCGTTATTCGTTACTGTTGCTGGATGAACCCACCAACCATTTGGATATGGTGGGCAAGGAGGAGCTGGCGGAAGCGCTAACTCAGTTCGACGGCGCAGTTTTGCTGGTATCACACGATCGCCAGTTAATCGCTAACAGCTGTAATCGCTTTTGGTTGATTGAAGATCGGCAACTCAGCGAGTGGCATGATTTTGAGGCGGTCACCGCGCGCCTGCGGGCTGAGCAAGCGGAAATCACCTTTGCGCCTTCTCAGGCTGACTTACGGGAAATATCACAGGCAGCGGATGAGGATGCCCTGCTGCTGGCGCTGCTGGAGGTCGAAAGCAAGCTGGAGGAGGATCTGACGCGCAAACCGAAGCATCAAAAGCCAGCGTTACAGGCGCAGTGGCGTGAGGAGATAGCGATGCTTAAAGCCCAGCTCGGCCTATAA
- a CDS encoding PTS transporter subunit EIIC: MAINYADSAKEIVRLIGGDNNVISITHCATRLRFVLKDYSQVEVESLKRVKGVITAMQASGQMQVVIGNHVGDAYREVQNLLTIDENAAIEPPNVGIVSRIMDIISSIFAPFLYPLAACGVLQGIISLLTAIDVMDPAGGTYRILNYVSWTGFTFLPVMVAFTAAKKFNVNPFTAVISACALVSPDYLNMLTANKILTANSADPTVQALMKSAVENPAISRVLVEIAGIPLDAAPLTFMGLPVQYLSYTSSVIPIILMVWGMSYVQRFFERVLPLVIRNLFTPMFCIAIMVPLTLLAFGPIGNMIGGAIGGVYNTLYHLSPAIAGFVVGALWMPLVTLGVHWGITPVTVGNYATLGYDTFTGLQASAVFGMAGAVLGVYLKAKDAELKRMALSAGVTALFGITEPAIYGVALRLKRPMICGCLAGAAGGVIAGAFNAVSWSYCIPGIAVLPVFFKEGHMTQFLGFLISIVVAFMLGILFTWVAGFK, translated from the coding sequence ATGGCAATAAATTATGCAGATTCTGCGAAAGAGATCGTAAGACTGATTGGTGGCGATAATAATGTGATAAGTATCACGCACTGTGCCACGCGTCTGAGATTTGTGCTTAAAGATTATTCTCAGGTTGAAGTCGAATCACTGAAGCGGGTAAAAGGGGTGATTACCGCCATGCAGGCTAGCGGCCAGATGCAGGTGGTGATAGGTAATCACGTCGGTGATGCTTACCGCGAGGTTCAGAATTTACTCACCATTGATGAAAATGCTGCGATAGAGCCTCCCAACGTGGGCATTGTCAGCCGCATCATGGATATTATCTCCAGCATATTCGCGCCTTTTCTTTATCCGCTGGCCGCCTGTGGCGTGTTGCAGGGCATTATTTCACTTCTTACCGCCATTGACGTAATGGATCCAGCGGGTGGCACCTATCGCATCCTTAATTATGTTTCCTGGACCGGCTTTACCTTCCTTCCGGTAATGGTTGCTTTTACGGCGGCAAAAAAATTCAATGTAAATCCGTTCACGGCAGTGATTTCCGCCTGTGCGCTGGTGTCGCCGGATTACCTGAATATGTTGACGGCCAACAAAATCCTGACAGCTAACTCGGCCGATCCCACAGTGCAGGCGTTAATGAAGAGCGCGGTGGAAAATCCCGCCATCTCCAGGGTGCTGGTTGAGATTGCCGGCATTCCACTTGATGCCGCACCGCTGACCTTTATGGGGTTGCCGGTGCAGTATCTGAGTTATACCTCGTCCGTTATCCCGATCATTTTGATGGTCTGGGGCATGTCTTATGTTCAGCGTTTCTTTGAGCGCGTCCTTCCCCTGGTGATCAGAAACCTGTTCACGCCAATGTTCTGCATCGCCATCATGGTGCCGCTGACGCTGCTGGCATTTGGTCCCATCGGCAACATGATTGGTGGCGCTATCGGCGGGGTCTATAACACCCTTTATCACCTGAGCCCCGCTATTGCTGGATTTGTTGTGGGTGCCCTGTGGATGCCTTTGGTGACCTTAGGCGTGCACTGGGGGATCACGCCCGTTACCGTCGGGAACTACGCAACCTTGGGCTACGACACCTTTACTGGACTGCAAGCTTCCGCGGTATTTGGCATGGCGGGCGCGGTGCTGGGTGTCTACCTGAAGGCGAAGGATGCTGAGCTTAAGCGTATGGCGTTATCGGCGGGCGTGACCGCACTGTTCGGCATAACCGAACCCGCCATCTATGGTGTTGCACTGCGCCTTAAGCGGCCGATGATTTGTGGCTGCCTGGCCGGTGCTGCTGGCGGCGTCATTGCCGGAGCCTTCAACGCGGTGTCCTGGAGCTACTGTATTCCTGGCATTGCCGTTCTACCGGTGTTCTTCAAAGAAGGGCATATGACGCAGTTTCTCGGATTCCTGATATCGATAGTCGTGGCATTCATGCTGGGCATTCTGTTCACTTGGGTAGCAGGATTCAAATAA